The following nucleotide sequence is from Fructobacillus americanaquae.
GCGTTGATCTGCTGAAACAGTTTTGATATCAACAATTTCCACCTGGTTTAGACTTAATTGAAGTTTCTTTGAAAGGGCAACAATCGCCTCTTTTTCACCCAAAATAATTGGGTTGACCAAGTCTTCTTGGGCCAATTCAACGGCTGCTGTCAAAACCCGCTCGTCCGTTCCCTCAGGAAAGACCAGGCGAATTTTTTGGCCCTTAATTTCTGTTTTAAACTGATCGAAAAGTGACATATTTCTGCTCCCTTTTGTTCGTTAGTCTTTTCTAAAGTATACCAAAATTTCTTTCTTTTATTACCCCTTTACGGGCAAATTTCAAACTTATTTCAGCCAGTTAACAGGTACCTCTTGGTGCCTTTCTAAAAAGGCATTAGTCTTTGAAAATGGTTTAGAACCAAAAAAACCTCGATAGGCAGCCAATGGGCTTGGGTGTGGTGCCATTAAAATGAGGTGTTTTTCAGCATCGATTAAACGCGCTTTTTGCTGAGCTGGCTTCCCCCACAGGATGAAAACTTTTGGCCGTTGATCAGCACTCGCTGCCTTAATCGCTGCATCTGAAAGCTCTTCCCAGCCTTTTTTTTGATGGCTATTGGCTTGACCGGCAGCAACCGTCAAAACCGTATTTAACAGCAAAACACCTTGACTTGCCCATGTTGTTAAATCATGGCTTGACCGATTAAACCCGACATCACTGGCCAATTCTTTTAAGATATTACGCAATGACGGTGGCGCTGCTAAAGTATCAGGCACTGAAAAGGCCAGACCCTGGGCCTGACTTTCGCCATGATAGGGGTCTTGACCTAAAATAACTACTTTCGTTTGCGCTAACGGTGTCTTCTCAAAAGCCAAAAAAACGTTTTCACGCTGCGGATAAACTGGTTTTTGAGGATTTTGATAAATTTCACTTAAAAATGATTCGGCCCGGTGCTGATAGACTATTGGCAAAAGAGGGGCTAAGGCCTGGTCCCAGTCAGTTTTGGTCAAAGAAAAATCAGCCATAGTGTATACTACTCCTAATAAGACATTTCATTAACACTGTACCAAAGAAAATGATGAGAGAAAACGCCACCTAAGACGTTTTTACCCAATCTTAAGGACTCTTTATGCTTAGCCGAGACAAACTACTTGATTTAAAAGAACAATACATGGCCGACCCACAGTCACTAGCCAAAATTGATGCGGTAATTCAAACTCTGACAGCCCTTGATTACCAACAGCTGCCACCGCACCAGCTCCCCAACCTTCTCGAAGATGTCAAATCCTTAAGTCGCCATCCAGAACGTCTCCTTCTTGATGACGCATTAGCACAGCTAAGGGAAACACTGATTGTCAACTACGGGCTCTGGTTTTTACCAAACACAGATTGGGTTCAGGATTTAGTCCGCTTCGCCGATTCTCGACCGATTGTTGAGTTAATGGCCGGTAATGCCGCACTTTCTGCTGCACTAAAAGCGCAAGGACATGTTGTGACAGCTGTCGATAATCTCGATTGGAGTGGACAGGATAATCAACGGCCTGTCCCCTGGACAGCCGTTAGCAAACAAGCTGCACTCACAGCCGTCAAAGAGAGTCTCCACAAAGCCGATGACCCAAATTCTCAACCAATTTTTGTGATGGCTTGGGCACCAGATACCAGTGATGATGACTGGAAAATTTTACAGTATCTGCGGAGCCAGTCCCAACCTTTTCACTTAATTGTCATTGGTGAAAAGAATGGTGCCACCAATTCAAAAAAATTCTGGCAAGAGGCTGATTTGGAATTGAATGCTGTTTTAAATCAGCATTATCAAGCCTTTGACATGATTCAAGATGTCGTTTATCTGGTACATTGATCAGTTAAGCAAGTTAAAAATTTATTAATTTTAACAAAAAAGAAGGCCAAAGCCTTCTTTTTTTTGATCGACCTAATTCTGGAGACAATATCAATCTGATTTTTATAAAATTGGTGCCAGCAGCCTGGCGACATACTGTTTAAAGACCAGCCAACGGCCCTGTTGGGCAAAGCTCGTCACCGTTTGCTCACTGGAAACAGTTAAATCCTGCTTAAAGACATGGGCAAGATGATGAGCTAAGTCAGAGTCGTATAGAAAGGCATTCACTTCGAAATTCAACTTAAAGGAACGAAAATCCAAATTAGCCGAACCAACAGAAGCCAAATGGTCATCAACCACCATCGTCTTAGCGTGCAAGAAACCATTTTTATAATAATAAATCTTAATTCCGTACTTAGCTAACTGCGCAGCATAGTACTGGGTAGCTCGATAAACAAAAGGGTGGTCTGGCATACAAGGGACCATAATTCGGACATCAACGCCCGAGTTAGCGGCAATTCGTAAAGCATCAAAGGTTGAATCATCGGGGATTAAATAAGGTGTTTGAATCCAGCAGCGTTTTTTGGCCAATTGGATTAAGCGGATATAGCCCATCTTAATTTGTTCGTCATCTGTTTCAGGACCGGAAGTCACAATTTGTAAGTTTGACTTGCCCTGCAACGCTAATGACAACGGTGGAAAGTAACAGTCTGACGTCACCGCCATCGGTCTCTTAGGATCAGAGGCGTTCCAATCCAACAAAAAATGAGCTTGAAGTGAGTAAACGCCCGAACCTGTCATTCGCAAGTGGGTATCGCGCCAATGGCCAAATTTTTTATCACGGCCAAGGTATTGGTCGCCAATATTAAAGCCACCAACATAGCCAATTTTACCATCGATCACCACGATTTTACGGTGATCACGAAAGTTCAGCTGAAAATCGATTAGTGTCAGTCGCCTTTTCAAGAAAGGCGCAGCATGACCGCCCGCCGCTCGCAAGGGTGCAAAGAACCGCTTGGTGGTTCCAAAAGATCCCAGGGCATCGTAAATTACGTGCACCTCAACACCGGCTCGAGCCCGTTCAACTAAAATATCTCTGATTTCATGACCCAGCTTGTCACTGTAAAAAGTATAAAACTCAAGGTTAATATTTTTTTCTGCCTGCCTCAAATCCTCTTTTAAGTGGTCAAAGAAAGCCCGACCGGAAGTCAGGAATTTCACCCTATTTTTTGTTGCCAAGGAGGTTTGATTAATATTTTGAAACAGTGTCACCAAAGACTGGGCCTGAACTAAGGAAGCTTGCGTTTCGTTAAAATGCGGAACGAACCCCTCCCGTTTACCACGCTCATCGGCTTCTTGAATCAAATCGGCGATTTTTTCATTCATCGCCGATGTATCCTGGCCTTGATAGGCAAAAAGCCGGCGCTGTGATAGCTTCCGGCCCGCAAAAGAATAAATAATAAAACCAAGAACCGGAATTAAAATCAGCACCAAAATCCAAGCCCAAGTAGCGGCGATGTCTCTTGGTTCCCGAAATACCGTAATAACGGCAACGGTTGTATTAATCATTAAAAGTACTAATAGTGTTGTGAGCATCTGCTTGCCTTTATTTCACCCTGTGAAAGTCCGGTTTTGTACCAGCTGCTAGTCCTTAGTATTCCATCAAAGCAACAAACGGTACTTCGCCGGCTTCCATAATCTTCTCTCGACCGTGGAGGTCCTCTAATTCAATAATAAAGGCAACCCCGGCCACAACGCCACCTAATTCTTCCACAATCTTTCGGGTAGCATTGATGGTTCCACCAGTTGCTAAAAGGTCATCAACAATCAAGACCCGTTGCCCTGGTTGGATAGCATCCTCGTGAATTTCCAACTCATTAACACCACCGTACTCCAAAGTATAAGAAGCTGAGACGGCTTTACGGGGTAGCTTACCAGACTTACGCGCTGGTACAAAACCGATGCCCATGGCATAGGCCAATGGTGAACCAACAATGAAGCCCCGTGATTCTGGTCCAGCAATCAAGTCGACATCTAAGTCTTTGGCGAAGTCAACAATTTGATCAATTGCTTGCTTATAAGCTGGTCCATCACCCATCAATGGTGAGATGTCACGGAAAGAAACACCAGGTTCTGGATAATCTTCCACAGTGGCAACATAATCATGTAAATCAATTTTACTCATTTTTTATTTCCTCAAACCGGGTTCATTAACCGGCAAAATACCGCTGGTATGTGACAGAGTTTGCCAAGGGCTTTTTACTGGTACTTGGTAAACACAAAATGGTCCCTGCATTCATTTTAACAAAACCAAGGTCCAAAAAGACCTGAATCATTAATTTAAATTGCTTTTCTTGCATTGAAAGTTCGGATAATACAACTTCTAAATGCCCGATAATGTCCAAATTTTGGTGTCCGTACAAATATTTATATAATCTGGCAAAGTCTTGACTATTCGTTTGACCGATTACCTGGGCCAATGTTTTGGATGAATTTTTAACCGTAGCTTGTGCAGTCTGGGCTGTTTGGGCTACTTGCTTGTTAACCTGACGAACAGCTGGCCCCATTGGCGTAGGCTGACCTTGTTCCGTTGCGACAAAGGCTAAATCTTCCAGCATCAGCTGCAACCTAGTTTTACCGGCAAAGGTATTTACACCAACCTTACCTGCTAGTGTTGCCTGCCTTTTTTCTTGGGCTTCTTTCACCAACTCGGGCTGGTTGAAGGCCAAAGCTTCAACAAGTCCCCGCCCACCACGGAAATTCAGCTTTAAGTGTTGATTGAGCGCTCCCATTGATTGCACCGACTCTAATGGTACATCCTCAACAGCAATGACCGGCTGTGGGTTTCCTTGCCCAAATGGCTCAAGTAAGGCTAATTGCTGGTAAAAGTCAGGCGTTAAAAGACGTGGCTGCACAACCAAATTAACAGCCAATTTTTGATCAGCAAATTGCAGGTCAGCCCCATCTTGTTGAACCAAGCTTTGGACTACCGGCAATTCGTCCAGCACCATGCTCACTCCTAAAGCACCAGCATGACCACCGAAACTAGTAAAGTGATCACTATAGGCCTGCAAGAAGGCGTGCAAATCAAAGTCCCCAAAGGACCGACCAGAACCCTTGTAAACGCCATCAACGAGTGCAAGAACCACCACGGGCTTTTTCACTAATTCGGCCAAACGGGCAGCGACAATGCCAAGAATCCCCTGGTGCCAATCTTGACCGGCAATCAGTAAGATATTGTTCTGCTGATTTTTTTTGTCTAAAGCTTGCTCTTTTGCCTGGTCAAAAACAGTATCCACTAAAGTTCGGCGTTGATCATTGAGCTGTTCGACTTCCTTAGCAATTGCCTTAGCTCGGTCCGGGTCCTTTGTTAGCAAAAGTTCCAACCCTAACTGACCATTGGTTAGTCGACCAATTGCGTTTAACCGTGGCGCAATCTTGAAACCGATCGTCTCAGCTAAGATTGCTTGTCCCTTGGCATGTTTGGCACTCTTTAACAGTGCTGCTAAACCAGGTCTGGGATTTTCCTCAATTTGCTTAAGTCCCCAGGTCACAAAGGCTCGGTTTTCATCAGTCAAAGAAACCACATCGGCCACAGCCCCCATGGCAACCAAATCCAAAAATTCTACTGGTAAGTCTTCCAACGATTCAGCGGGTTGGCCATCGGCTAAAATTGCCTGGGCAACCTTAAAAGCAACCCCCGCTCCTGATAAATCAGTAAAAGGATAGTTTCCCTCTGGATGACGTGGGTGGATGATCGCATAGGCCTCAGGCAGGGTTTCTGGCAGTGCGTGATGGTCAGTCACGACCACATCAATGCCAGCACCTTGCGCCCAAGCAATCGCCTCGTGCCCACCCACACCGTTATCAACGGTGATAATCAAACTTGCACCGGTTTCTTCAACTAAGCGTTGATATGTCTTCAGATTAGGCCCATACCCATCTTCAAATCGGTTTGGAATGTAGGGGGTGACTTCTGCACCAAGCGAGGTTAATGTTTCCACCATAATCGCGGTACTCGTGATGCCATCGACATCATAGTCACCGTACACCAATATTGGTTCAGCAGTAAACACCGCTTCTTGAATCCGCTCCACTGCTTTTTCCATATCGAAAAATTCGTTTGGATCATGAATACTTTGAAAATCAGGGTGCAAAAAAGCTTGGGCCTCTTTAACATCCTTGATGCCGTTTTGCACCAAAAAACCTGCTGTAACTGGGTTTAAGTGTAATTGTTCCTGTAACCATTGGCTACTTGTTTGATCCGGTTGGTCTAACAACCGCCAATTACTTGGTACCATGCTGCTCCTTCTTGAATGGGACATCAACCACGTCGAAGTCACGGGCAACATAGGTATTTGGGAACAAATGCTTCACATCGCTTATGAACTTCTTTAATAATGGGCCAATATAGCGGGCAGAGATGTGGACTAAGACCAATTTGCCAATATGACTGTCAAGTGCGAGGTTAGCCGCATCACGAGAGGTGGAATGTCCATGTGCCCGTGCTAATTTACTTTCTTCTTTACTTTGACCATAGGTTGATTCGTGGACCAAAACATCTGCACCTTGTGCCAAAATCTTGGCTTGGTCGTTTGGAAGTGTATCCAAAATAAAGGTCACGACCCGGCCCGGCTGGGCTGGGCCAAGATAATCCTGACCGTTAATCACACGACCATCGTCCAAGGTAACTGTTTCGCCAGCCTTTAAGCGGCCATAAACAGGACCGGCCGGAATTTGATCAGCCTTTACCTTATCAATCAGCAACTCTCCTGGATGTGCTTTTTCTTCCACCCGAAAACCCCAGGCCTCAATTCGGTGCTTCAAGGGAGCCGCGACCACTCGGAAGGTTTCATCTTCAAAGATCGTTCCGACCTCAATTTCAACATAGTGAACTGGATAAGACAAGTGCGTATCTGAAATTCGTAAAGCCGTTTGAACAAAAGACTTCAAACCCTTGGGGCCATAAATCGTCAGCGGTTCACTTTTATCGGCACCCTGAAAAGACCGGGAGGACAATAAACCAGGTAAACCGAAGATATGGTCGCCATGCAAATGGGAAATAAAAATTTTTTCAATCTTTCGAGGGCGAATTGTTGTTTGCAAAATTTGGTGCTGGGTCGCTTCCCCAACATCAAAAAGCCACACAGCATTCCGTTCATCAAGCAGCTTCAAAGCAACGCTAGCCACATTGCGAAATTTAGATGGTTGGCCCGAGCCGGTTCCTAAAAATTCCAGTTCCATCGGTCTTGTCCTTTATCCTCTATTCGATCTACCGATGCTTACTAGTACAAATTAATCATCTGCTAATTCACTCTTAATATCATCCAATAGGTCGCGTTCTTCATTTGTAAATACCCGATTTTCTAACAAATCAGGTCGACGCAAGTATGTCTTTTTTAACGCTTCTTTCAACCGCCATTCAGCGATTTTACCGTGGTTTCCAGAAGTTAAGACTTCTGGTACGCTGAGCCCTCGAAAGTCGGCTGGTCGCGTGTATTGTGGGTATTCTAGCAAGCCGTCAGCGAATGAATCACCTGCTGCCGATTCGGCATTGCCCAAGACATGGGGTAAAAAGCGCACCGTTGCATCAATCATAACCATCGAGGCTAGCTCCCCACCAGTTAACACATAATCGCCCAGTGAAAGTTCCTCATCTACCAAGGTCTTGATTCGTTCATCATAGCCTTCATAATGACCGGCAATAAAAGTTAAATGGTCATAGTTCGCCAATCGCTTTGCATCCGTGTGGTCAAACTTCTTTCCAGCCGGATCCAACAAGATGACATGCCCAGCACTTTTTTCAGGACTATTTTCCTTGACAGCTTCTAAGGCATCAAAAATCGGTTGGGGCGTCAGTAACATGCCAGCCCCACCACCGAAGGGATAGTCGTCAACATTATTATGTTTGTTTGTCGTATAATCACGAAAGTCGGTCACGGCAAAATCAAGGTCACCACGGTCGATGGCCTTGCCGATAATTGATTGACGCATCGGCGCAAACATATCTGGAAAAAGGCTTAAAACATCAATTTTCATCGTCAAATAGCCCTTCCAAGACATCAATGGTAATCAGCTTATCAGCCACATTGACCTCTTTTACGACGTCATCGATCACCGGAATTAAGCCATCTTTGCCTTTGGGACGCTTCATAATCCAAACATCGTTGGCTCCGGTCGTCATAATTTCTTTGATTTCACCCATAGTTTGCCCGTTTAAGTCGACGACGGTGCAGCCAATGATTTCGTTGTAGTAATACTCCCCATCGTCAAGGTCAGCGCGGTCTGCTTCATCAACAAAGATGTCCTGGCCCTTAAAAATTTCAACCTGGTTAATATTATCAACACCCTCAAAGGTGACCAACCACATGCCCTTATGAACCCGGGCCTTGGCAATCGTTTCCTTGACATATTTTCCCCGGTCCAAACGATAAATAGCTTGGCCCTTTTGAAAGCGGTCGTCCGCAAAATCCGTAATGGCTTTGATTTTTAACTCACCACGAATGCCGTGTGTATTGACAATCGTTCCAATTTTAAAGTAATTTTTTGTTTCCATACTCTCTATTATAGCAAAGCTTTGCTTATCTTAGCTTGTTCAAAAAGAAAAAACTACCAAATGAACTTTGGTAGTTTCCACTTTAAAAACCAGTTTGTCTTAAACCAATTCCAACAAATCAGCCTTCTTAGCTGATGCTGGGTAGTCGATACCCTGGGCGTCCAAGTATGCCTTAATTTCGGCAACCTTGTTCTTAGCCGTTGGCTTTTCAGATGAAGCAGCCGCAGCTGGCTTAGCAGCTACCGCTTTCTTTGTCTTAGCAGGCTTTTCAGAAGCTGCACCAGCCTTTTGTTCAGCATACTTAGCCATGATTCCAGCCTTTGACAACAAGTTACGAGCTGTATCAGATGGTTGTGCACCATTTGCCAACCAAGCCAAGATCTTAGCTTCGTCCAACTTTACTTCTGCTGGAACAGTAATTGGGTTATAAGTTCCCACTGTTTCGATAAAACGACCGTCACGTGGTGAACGTGAGTCAGCGATAACAACGCGGTAGAATGGACGCTTCTTAGCACCCATCCGCTTCAAGCGAATTTTAACTGCCATAATATAATTCCTCCGTATTTCTTTACTTCTCTATTATGCCAAATATAAAAAACGATGTCAAGTGTTTTTACTTGACATCGTTTTTTAAAATCCAAATAACTGATTTTTAAGCTTCAAAACCTTCTGCTAAAGCAGCTGGGTAATACTTCCGAACCAATTCAGCTTCAGCTTTTGATAATTCTGGGAAAGCTTCATCAGCTCCCAAGTCTTCGTGATAGCGACGGTCACGTGGTGACAATCCACCACGGGCCTTTTCGACTAAGACAGGCACGCCATCAAAGCTTGGCACCGTTTCCACTACCTCTTCACGATCCTTCAAGTCTAGCTGTGAGACCATCAAGATCAAACGTAAGTCTAAGTGTAAATCAGCTAAAACGTTCTTCTGATCAGCCGTCAAATACAGCGTCATGGCTGCTTCGGCATTCTTACCAACCAAGCCATCAGTTCGAGCAGCTTCGATTGCCTTGTTCGCTGCCGAACGCAATGTAAAGACTGTTTCCCACTTGACCATCATGTCTTCAGTTTCTGGCAAATCCTTTACCGTTGGCATGTCTTGCAAGTAAGCGTATTTCG
It contains:
- a CDS encoding uracil-DNA glycosylase; this translates as MTKTDWDQALAPLLPIVYQHRAESFLSEIYQNPQKPVYPQRENVFLAFEKTPLAQTKVVILGQDPYHGESQAQGLAFSVPDTLAAPPSLRNILKELASDVGFNRSSHDLTTWASQGVLLLNTVLTVAAGQANSHQKKGWEELSDAAIKAASADQRPKVFILWGKPAQQKARLIDAEKHLILMAPHPSPLAAYRGFFGSKPFSKTNAFLERHQEVPVNWLK
- a CDS encoding SAM-dependent methyltransferase is translated as MADPQSLAKIDAVIQTLTALDYQQLPPHQLPNLLEDVKSLSRHPERLLLDDALAQLRETLIVNYGLWFLPNTDWVQDLVRFADSRPIVELMAGNAALSAALKAQGHVVTAVDNLDWSGQDNQRPVPWTAVSKQAALTAVKESLHKADDPNSQPIFVMAWAPDTSDDDWKILQYLRSQSQPFHLIVIGEKNGATNSKKFWQEADLELNAVLNQHYQAFDMIQDVVYLVH
- the cls gene encoding cardiolipin synthase: MLTTLLVLLMINTTVAVITVFREPRDIAATWAWILVLILIPVLGFIIYSFAGRKLSQRRLFAYQGQDTSAMNEKIADLIQEADERGKREGFVPHFNETQASLVQAQSLVTLFQNINQTSLATKNRVKFLTSGRAFFDHLKEDLRQAEKNINLEFYTFYSDKLGHEIRDILVERARAGVEVHVIYDALGSFGTTKRFFAPLRAAGGHAAPFLKRRLTLIDFQLNFRDHRKIVVIDGKIGYVGGFNIGDQYLGRDKKFGHWRDTHLRMTGSGVYSLQAHFLLDWNASDPKRPMAVTSDCYFPPLSLALQGKSNLQIVTSGPETDDEQIKMGYIRLIQLAKKRCWIQTPYLIPDDSTFDALRIAANSGVDVRIMVPCMPDHPFVYRATQYYAAQLAKYGIKIYYYKNGFLHAKTMVVDDHLASVGSANLDFRSFKLNFEVNAFLYDSDLAHHLAHVFKQDLTVSSEQTVTSFAQQGRWLVFKQYVARLLAPIL
- a CDS encoding adenine phosphoribosyltransferase, with translation MSKIDLHDYVATVEDYPEPGVSFRDISPLMGDGPAYKQAIDQIVDFAKDLDVDLIAGPESRGFIVGSPLAYAMGIGFVPARKSGKLPRKAVSASYTLEYGGVNELEIHEDAIQPGQRVLIVDDLLATGGTINATRKIVEELGGVVAGVAFIIELEDLHGREKIMEAGEVPFVALMEY
- the recJ gene encoding single-stranded-DNA-specific exonuclease RecJ; the encoded protein is MVPSNWRLLDQPDQTSSQWLQEQLHLNPVTAGFLVQNGIKDVKEAQAFLHPDFQSIHDPNEFFDMEKAVERIQEAVFTAEPILVYGDYDVDGITSTAIMVETLTSLGAEVTPYIPNRFEDGYGPNLKTYQRLVEETGASLIITVDNGVGGHEAIAWAQGAGIDVVVTDHHALPETLPEAYAIIHPRHPEGNYPFTDLSGAGVAFKVAQAILADGQPAESLEDLPVEFLDLVAMGAVADVVSLTDENRAFVTWGLKQIEENPRPGLAALLKSAKHAKGQAILAETIGFKIAPRLNAIGRLTNGQLGLELLLTKDPDRAKAIAKEVEQLNDQRRTLVDTVFDQAKEQALDKKNQQNNILLIAGQDWHQGILGIVAARLAELVKKPVVVLALVDGVYKGSGRSFGDFDLHAFLQAYSDHFTSFGGHAGALGVSMVLDELPVVQSLVQQDGADLQFADQKLAVNLVVQPRLLTPDFYQQLALLEPFGQGNPQPVIAVEDVPLESVQSMGALNQHLKLNFRGGRGLVEALAFNQPELVKEAQEKRQATLAGKVGVNTFAGKTRLQLMLEDLAFVATEQGQPTPMGPAVRQVNKQVAQTAQTAQATVKNSSKTLAQVIGQTNSQDFARLYKYLYGHQNLDIIGHLEVVLSELSMQEKQFKLMIQVFLDLGFVKMNAGTILCLPSTSKKPLANSVTYQRYFAG
- the rnz gene encoding ribonuclease Z, which produces MELEFLGTGSGQPSKFRNVASVALKLLDERNAVWLFDVGEATQHQILQTTIRPRKIEKIFISHLHGDHIFGLPGLLSSRSFQGADKSEPLTIYGPKGLKSFVQTALRISDTHLSYPVHYVEIEVGTIFEDETFRVVAAPLKHRIEAWGFRVEEKAHPGELLIDKVKADQIPAGPVYGRLKAGETVTLDDGRVINGQDYLGPAQPGRVVTFILDTLPNDQAKILAQGADVLVHESTYGQSKEESKLARAHGHSTSRDAANLALDSHIGKLVLVHISARYIGPLLKKFISDVKHLFPNTYVARDFDVVDVPFKKEQHGTK
- the trmD gene encoding tRNA (guanosine(37)-N1)-methyltransferase TrmD; this encodes MKIDVLSLFPDMFAPMRQSIIGKAIDRGDLDFAVTDFRDYTTNKHNNVDDYPFGGGAGMLLTPQPIFDALEAVKENSPEKSAGHVILLDPAGKKFDHTDAKRLANYDHLTFIAGHYEGYDERIKTLVDEELSLGDYVLTGGELASMVMIDATVRFLPHVLGNAESAAGDSFADGLLEYPQYTRPADFRGLSVPEVLTSGNHGKIAEWRLKEALKKTYLRRPDLLENRVFTNEERDLLDDIKSELADD
- the rimM gene encoding ribosome maturation factor RimM (Essential for efficient processing of 16S rRNA), translated to METKNYFKIGTIVNTHGIRGELKIKAITDFADDRFQKGQAIYRLDRGKYVKETIAKARVHKGMWLVTFEGVDNINQVEIFKGQDIFVDEADRADLDDGEYYYNEIIGCTVVDLNGQTMGEIKEIMTTGANDVWIMKRPKGKDGLIPVIDDVVKEVNVADKLITIDVLEGLFDDEN
- the rpsP gene encoding 30S ribosomal protein S16, yielding MAVKIRLKRMGAKKRPFYRVVIADSRSPRDGRFIETVGTYNPITVPAEVKLDEAKILAWLANGAQPSDTARNLLSKAGIMAKYAEQKAGAASEKPAKTKKAVAAKPAAAASSEKPTAKNKVAEIKAYLDAQGIDYPASAKKADLLELV